The following are encoded in a window of Thermoanaerobacter ethanolicus JW 200 genomic DNA:
- a CDS encoding ABC transporter ATP-binding protein → MPFSVEVKNLRKLFGKYEAVAGISFTINEGEVFGLLGPNGAGKTTTIRMITTLLPPTSGEIKIEGINVIKNGGYIRNLIGYVPQALSADSTLTGYENLLIVAKLLRLPKKEREERINHILDILNLSEAANRIVKEYSGGMVRKLEIGQALIHRPKLLILDEPTVGLDPVARRNVWEVLEALKKETGLTILITTHYMEEAEAMCDRVAIMNKGRIAALGTPEELKVMTGNKEATLEDVFTFFTGNRLESGGNFNELRQVRRRIQRFD, encoded by the coding sequence ATGCCTTTTTCTGTTGAAGTTAAAAATCTAAGGAAGCTTTTTGGAAAGTATGAAGCAGTTGCAGGTATAAGTTTTACCATAAACGAAGGAGAAGTTTTTGGTTTATTGGGACCTAATGGAGCAGGAAAAACAACTACAATTCGTATGATAACTACGCTTTTGCCTCCGACATCAGGCGAAATCAAAATAGAGGGAATAAATGTTATAAAAAATGGAGGTTATATTCGAAATTTAATAGGATATGTACCGCAAGCCTTATCAGCCGATTCAACTTTAACAGGGTATGAAAATCTTCTAATTGTTGCAAAATTATTGCGCTTACCTAAAAAAGAGAGAGAAGAAAGGATTAATCATATTCTTGACATATTAAATTTAAGTGAAGCAGCAAACAGGATTGTCAAAGAGTACTCTGGTGGTATGGTTAGGAAACTGGAAATCGGCCAGGCATTAATACACAGGCCCAAATTATTAATACTTGATGAACCGACAGTTGGTCTTGATCCTGTAGCACGACGTAACGTTTGGGAAGTTCTTGAAGCACTTAAAAAAGAAACGGGACTTACAATTTTAATAACAACCCATTATATGGAAGAAGCAGAAGCCATGTGTGACAGGGTAGCTATTATGAATAAAGGCAGGATAGCTGCACTTGGAACCCCTGAAGAATTAAAGGTGATGACTGGAAATAAAGAAGCTACTTTAGAAGATGTTTTTACATTTTTTACAGGCAATCGACTGGAAAGCGGGGGAAACTTCAATGAATTGCGACAAGTCAGAAGGCGCATTCAGCGCTTTGACTAA
- a CDS encoding transposase, translated as MLQKADHYFAFTRYPEEARKRIYTTSAVESVNSLVEKVRIKSGGYFQSADILELNGLFAESI; from the coding sequence ATTCTTCAAAAAGCTGACCACTACTTTGCTTTTACAAGATACCCGGAGGAGGCACGAAAGCGCATTTATACCACAAGTGCAGTTGAAAGTGTTAATAGCTTGGTTGAAAAAGTGAGAATAAAATCTGGTGGATATTTTCAATCAGCTGATATTTTGGAACTCAATGGTTTATTTGCAGAGAGCATTTGA
- a CDS encoding SEC-C domain-containing protein codes for MSKIFDIDRNDECICGSGKKYKKCCLPNIEKIEKTLLKEIEKDDVFLPYDYEFIRILSVMYGIKLDSKNEAVNVEKLKVLLIESLRERKQQLEELNEENEDEITEELFRKIVNIFRKNEGLKDLRIPVTFIMNVDLDNEEEMERVLDEISNTSFLENYLLNLAYSLRTEKFTEEEMKNIFIWLSIAVIDKTYKIFTTPILEATEFDLVDGEDELEKVINDAEKLPHDLVKEKVMEIFYKYPIFAEYLSANMLMEMEDELNYILDPEMEIEIPFYVFYIFYLKFLTKAAEFFKKKNTEQQELFDSIFDEVIDEIFDEDIVAEKVYFSILDKIVKIEKTTKDNDLKEKLQNILEFLTIPTTFQISLIKIRFVISLSNYVNTLPQRIDDSNMILENLEQLLSRKFFNEYIAYLESKDFEEVQYLKQLYNKIEEQKAIIYDNMNAIVNALKGF; via the coding sequence ATGAGTAAAATTTTTGATATTGATAGAAATGATGAATGCATTTGTGGAAGTGGAAAAAAATATAAAAAATGCTGTCTTCCTAACATAGAAAAAATTGAGAAAACCCTCTTAAAAGAAATAGAAAAAGATGACGTATTTTTACCTTATGATTATGAATTTATACGAATATTAAGTGTAATGTATGGAATTAAGCTGGATAGTAAAAATGAAGCTGTAAATGTGGAAAAATTAAAAGTATTACTAATAGAATCATTGAGAGAAAGAAAACAACAACTAGAAGAACTTAATGAAGAAAATGAAGATGAAATAACCGAAGAATTATTTAGAAAAATTGTAAATATATTCAGAAAAAATGAAGGGTTGAAAGACTTAAGGATCCCGGTTACTTTTATAATGAATGTAGATCTTGATAATGAGGAAGAAATGGAAAGAGTTTTAGATGAAATATCTAATACATCTTTTTTAGAAAACTATTTATTGAATTTAGCCTATTCTCTACGTACAGAAAAATTTACCGAAGAAGAAATGAAAAATATCTTTATCTGGCTTTCAATAGCAGTTATAGATAAAACTTATAAGATATTTACAACACCTATCTTAGAAGCAACGGAATTTGACCTTGTGGATGGAGAAGATGAATTAGAAAAAGTTATAAATGATGCAGAAAAATTACCTCATGACTTAGTGAAGGAGAAAGTGATGGAAATATTCTATAAATATCCTATATTTGCCGAATATTTAAGTGCCAATATGCTTATGGAAATGGAAGATGAATTAAATTATATTTTAGACCCTGAAATGGAAATTGAAATACCATTTTATGTATTTTATATATTTTATTTAAAGTTCCTTACAAAAGCTGCTGAATTCTTTAAAAAGAAAAACACAGAACAACAAGAACTTTTTGATTCTATATTTGATGAAGTGATAGATGAAATTTTTGATGAAGATATAGTTGCAGAAAAAGTGTATTTTTCTATATTAGACAAAATAGTAAAAATAGAAAAAACTACAAAAGATAATGACCTCAAAGAAAAGCTTCAAAACATATTAGAATTTTTAACTATACCAACAACATTCCAGATTAGTTTAATAAAGATAAGATTTGTTATATCCCTATCTAACTATGTTAATACTTTACCTCAAAGAATAGATGATAGCAATATGATTTTAGAAAATCTAGAACAGCTATTATCAAGAAAATTTTTTAATGAATATATAGCCTATTTAGAGTCAAAGGATTTTGAAGAAGTGCAATACTTAAAACAGCTTTACAATAAAATTGAAGAACAAAAAGCAATTATATATGATAATATGAATGCGATTGTAAATGCATTAAAAGGTTTTTGA
- a CDS encoding MarR family winged helix-turn-helix transcriptional regulator produces MKLGYIDNLEMFLREINHILNLYTRSYLNEKNITMARFWVMNKLSADNPITMKELQRRLLLAPGTLTGLVDNLVSDGLVERWRDETDRRLVYLKLTQAGDKLLKEILQYRTSILANILKKIDGLDVERLNRDLRLIWNQLKECETC; encoded by the coding sequence ATGAAACTAGGGTATATAGACAATTTAGAAATGTTTTTACGAGAGATAAACCACATATTAAATTTATATACTCGAAGCTATCTCAACGAAAAAAATATAACAATGGCGAGGTTTTGGGTTATGAATAAGTTGTCGGCTGACAACCCAATAACCATGAAAGAATTGCAAAGAAGGTTGCTGCTGGCTCCTGGCACTCTGACAGGGCTTGTTGACAATCTTGTAAGTGATGGGCTCGTTGAAAGATGGCGAGATGAAACTGACAGAAGGCTTGTTTATCTTAAATTAACCCAAGCAGGTGATAAACTATTAAAAGAGATCTTACAATATCGTACATCAATACTCGCAAATATTTTGAAAAAAATTGATGGACTTGACGTAGAACGTCTAAACAGGGATTTGAGGTTAATTTGGAATCAATTGAAAGAATGTGAGACTTGCTAA
- a CDS encoding diguanylate cyclase domain-containing protein has protein sequence MELQGIGDVTASFGVTEYSDTDTIDTVLIRVDNMLYEAKGEGRNCVKSE, from the coding sequence ATGGAACTGCAAGGAATAGGGGATGTAACAGCAAGCTTTGGAGTAACTGAATACAGTGACACCGATACTATTGACACAGTTCTTATTCGGGTAGACAACATGCTTTATGAAGCAAAGGGTGAAGGAAGAAATTGTGTAAAGAGCGAATAA
- a CDS encoding lysophospholipid acyltransferase family protein, translating to MKIIGKFFYFLGKWIFYFLFKIFIKIEVEGKKNLPEKGPLIIASNHKSILDPLILMVILPYYITFLAASYLFKIPFLNIILKLVGVLPVKEKKQDLRTLKRAIDLLKNGNIVGVFPEGGVSVNGNVKEFKPGFGFLSVKTNAPILPIAIIGTERVLPPGKWIPKRAKVKICIGEPIFLEKVNIKDKKEIYSYLVNYTRAMILKFISKFSTPVIN from the coding sequence ATGAAGATTATAGGAAAATTTTTTTACTTTTTAGGAAAGTGGATATTTTATTTTTTATTTAAAATATTTATCAAAATTGAAGTTGAAGGAAAGAAAAACCTTCCTGAAAAAGGGCCTCTTATAATCGCATCAAATCATAAAAGCATATTGGATCCATTAATACTAATGGTTATATTACCTTATTATATAACTTTTCTTGCTGCTTCATACCTATTTAAAATACCCTTTTTAAATATAATTTTAAAGCTTGTGGGTGTGCTTCCTGTAAAAGAAAAAAAGCAAGATTTAAGGACATTAAAACGAGCAATAGATTTGCTAAAAAACGGCAATATAGTCGGCGTTTTTCCGGAAGGCGGGGTGAGCGTAAATGGAAATGTTAAAGAATTTAAACCTGGTTTTGGTTTCCTTTCGGTTAAAACAAATGCACCTATCCTTCCTATAGCGATAATAGGGACGGAAAGAGTGCTTCCTCCAGGAAAATGGATTCCAAAAAGGGCAAAAGTTAAAATTTGCATTGGGGAACCCATATTTTTAGAAAAAGTAAATATAAAGGATAAAAAAGAAATTTACAGTTATTTAGTAAATTATACAAGGGCAATGATTTTAAAGTTCATATCAAAATTTAGCACTCCTGTAATAAATTAA
- a CDS encoding PAS domain-containing protein → MLFKGEQKQIIFNTVHRRKDGSLYPVEVHLELIEFGKEKVYAALVIDITERRTMEKELKERNEILSTIMESAGNAIIMIDDKGNVTFWNPAAERILGYSREEIIGKELHALMIQDEGWNCKE, encoded by the coding sequence ATGCTGTTTAAAGGAGAACAGAAGCAAATTATCTTTAACACAGTACACCGCAGGAAAGATGGTTCTCTTTATCCAGTAGAAGTTCACTTGGAACTTATAGAATTTGGGAAAGAAAAAGTATATGCAGCACTTGTGATTGATATAACGGAGCGTAGAACAATGGAAAAAGAACTGAAGGAAAGGAATGAGATTTTAAGCACTATAATGGAGTCTGCAGGAAATGCCATTATTATGATTGACGACAAAGGGAACGTAACTTTTTGGAACCCTGCAGCGGAGCGTATACTTGGATATTCAAGAGAAGAAATAATAGGAAAAGAATTACACGCACTTATGATTCAAGATGAAGGATGGAACTGCAAGGAATAG
- a CDS encoding ABC transporter permease, producing the protein MNCDKSEGAFSALTNERRHSFSILSKFIAYMANSFTIAEMEIRKLRHDPTELFTRAVQPALWLLVFGQAFSKVRAIPTGNVNYQTFMTPGILAQSMMFISIFYGLSIIWDKDQGILQKLIALPVPRFAFVTGKALGAGVRAISQVMIILFLSLLIGIKLHWSIVNILMSVITIIFGAIIFSSLSMAIAAIVKTRERFMGIGQVITMPLFFASNAIYPIEIMPHWLQIVAQINPLSYIVELLRGYLLNSPIQNAGLDWLIIIFITVILQLCAALLYPRIVT; encoded by the coding sequence ATGAATTGCGACAAGTCAGAAGGCGCATTCAGCGCTTTGACTAATGAAAGACGACACAGTTTTTCTATACTATCAAAATTTATAGCCTATATGGCTAATTCCTTTACTATTGCTGAGATGGAAATAAGAAAATTACGCCATGACCCCACTGAACTTTTTACTCGCGCAGTTCAACCAGCTTTATGGTTGTTGGTTTTTGGCCAGGCTTTTTCCAAAGTACGTGCTATTCCGACAGGAAATGTTAATTACCAGACATTTATGACTCCAGGGATTCTGGCACAGTCTATGATGTTTATATCAATTTTTTATGGACTTAGTATTATTTGGGACAAAGACCAGGGAATTCTTCAAAAATTAATTGCACTGCCAGTACCTCGCTTTGCATTTGTTACGGGAAAAGCTTTGGGAGCCGGTGTAAGGGCAATAAGTCAAGTAATGATTATACTGTTTCTTTCCTTGTTAATAGGGATAAAATTACATTGGAGCATTGTTAACATATTAATGAGTGTAATTACTATAATTTTTGGGGCTATTATCTTTTCTTCTTTATCCATGGCTATTGCTGCTATAGTCAAAACCAGAGAAAGATTTATGGGCATAGGACAGGTAATAACAATGCCTCTTTTCTTTGCCAGTAATGCAATTTATCCTATTGAGATTATGCCTCATTGGCTGCAAATAGTAGCACAAATAAATCCTCTGAGTTATATTGTAGAACTTTTAAGAGGATATTTATTAAATAGTCCTATACAAAATGCAGGCTTGGATTGGCTAATAATAATATTCATAACTGTTATTTTGCAATTGTGCGCTGCATTATTATATCCAAGAATCGTCACATGA
- a CDS encoding 2-hydroxyacyl-CoA dehydratase subunit D yields MDTVKIYTNIIKDNMDRPEKVNKLINFGLTSAYYYVSFFKDKRIPKSLHYLNKYSIKSIKDSLANPQNSAWVNLFAPSEFLIAMDIKPLFIEAYSSFMSGFFIEDYLVDTAESRGMSNTLCSYHKTFIGASELNILKKPKFMMTTSMICDANIPTFKYLSKKHGVPLYIIDIPYKYSKDSVVYVKKQLLEVAEKLEEVFNRKLDIDKLREVVKTENKTRVLMKEYLNYAGKKRFIPTMTFEMYMLFTSHVFIGSKEVLHFYEMLVEDIKRAPERSGKSIFFIHLLPIFEKNFKDYFNFSDKFYIAGSDLNYDFLDEIDENDPFKGIAEKLILNSFNGEINRKVARIKELIEKIKPDGIIQFCHLGCKQSMGGTFIIKNLASEVGIPFLYLDGDCVDKRNNQEGQNRTRLEAFLEML; encoded by the coding sequence ATGGATACAGTAAAGATTTATACCAATATTATAAAAGATAATATGGATAGACCGGAAAAAGTAAATAAGCTAATAAATTTTGGTCTTACCTCTGCTTACTATTATGTGAGCTTTTTCAAAGACAAAAGGATTCCCAAATCTCTTCATTACCTAAATAAATACTCTATAAAAAGCATAAAAGATTCTTTAGCAAATCCTCAAAATTCTGCTTGGGTAAACCTCTTTGCACCCTCTGAATTTTTGATTGCTATGGACATAAAACCCTTATTTATTGAAGCATATTCTTCTTTCATGTCAGGCTTCTTCATCGAAGATTATCTTGTTGATACTGCCGAATCGAGAGGCATGTCAAATACTTTATGCAGTTATCATAAAACTTTCATAGGAGCCAGTGAACTTAATATCCTCAAAAAACCTAAATTTATGATGACTACTTCCATGATATGCGATGCGAATATACCTACTTTCAAGTATCTTTCAAAAAAACACGGGGTTCCACTGTACATTATTGATATTCCCTACAAATATTCTAAAGACTCCGTAGTGTATGTAAAAAAACAGCTTTTAGAAGTGGCGGAAAAGCTTGAGGAAGTTTTTAATAGAAAGCTTGATATTGATAAATTGAGGGAAGTTGTAAAAACGGAAAATAAAACAAGAGTACTTATGAAAGAGTATTTAAATTATGCAGGGAAAAAAAGATTTATACCTACCATGACTTTTGAAATGTATATGCTTTTCACATCCCATGTATTCATTGGAAGCAAGGAAGTATTACATTTTTATGAGATGTTAGTGGAGGATATAAAAAGAGCTCCTGAAAGAAGTGGAAAAAGCATATTTTTTATACACCTTCTTCCTATATTTGAGAAAAATTTTAAAGATTACTTTAACTTCAGCGATAAATTTTACATTGCTGGTAGTGACTTAAATTATGATTTTCTTGATGAAATTGATGAAAACGACCCCTTCAAGGGAATCGCTGAAAAGCTTATCTTAAACTCTTTTAATGGTGAAATAAATAGGAAAGTTGCAAGAATCAAAGAACTGATAGAAAAAATAAAACCGGACGGCATTATACAGTTTTGTCATTTGGGCTGTAAACAGTCCATGGGTGGAACGTTTATAATTAAAAATCTTGCTTCAGAAGTGGGTATTCCATTTCTTTATTTAGATGGGGATTGTGTAGACAAAAGAAATAATCAAGAGGGGCAGAATAGGACGAGGCTCGAAGCTTTTCTTGAAATGCTTTAG
- a CDS encoding APC family permease: MLEKIKRVLIGQPLPNEVEKSEKYGVLWGLPILSSDAISSVGYAGQEMLYALLPAVGILAFEKIPILSLAIIVLLFILMISYSQTIDNYPNGGGAFIVAKDNLGVLAGIIAGAALSVDYILTVAVSISSGVDQIVTAISVLRPYKLEICLLLVLLLMIGNLRGIRESSRIFGIPAYAFMLAIVSLIIAGFFKLKTGYIPPEPKINYPIHPVTMILLLKAFGSGCTALTGVEAVANAVPNFKEPATKHAKMVLMLLSLIIFILFGGTSLLATYYRVNPEKGAMLVLMAQEVFGKTFMYYFVAATTFIILIFAANTAFAGFPMLVAVMAKEEFVPRQLSMKGDRLSYSNGIIILSLISALLIVIFKGNVSALIGLYAIGVFISFTLSQSGMFVRWLKHKGNSWHIKAFINGFGALTTFVVVIIIAITKFKEGAWIVVLLIPVLVLAMVKVKLHYIAVADQLRITPADKELLDIEHNIYRNRVIVPIESLNKASVRALRFARTISDNVIAFNVSISEEQAKKLQERYKMLNCSIPLVIRYSPYRKIIEPLLEYIKSEEYNYQKGDIITVIIPKFTAPKWWQKLLHNHTWLFIEKELLKEKHIVVSVMPLQLKDDEIVLKNKKQSLWNVLEKD; the protein is encoded by the coding sequence TTGCTCGAAAAAATTAAAAGGGTTTTAATTGGACAACCATTGCCAAATGAAGTTGAAAAATCAGAAAAATACGGTGTTTTATGGGGTTTGCCGATTTTGTCAAGCGATGCTATATCATCCGTTGGATATGCAGGGCAAGAAATGCTATATGCATTACTTCCTGCTGTAGGAATTTTAGCGTTTGAAAAAATCCCTATTCTTTCACTAGCTATAATTGTATTACTTTTTATTCTTATGATTTCATACAGTCAAACCATCGATAACTATCCAAACGGTGGTGGAGCCTTTATTGTTGCCAAGGACAATCTTGGAGTTTTAGCAGGAATCATTGCTGGTGCTGCTTTATCAGTTGATTATATACTTACTGTTGCTGTTTCTATATCATCTGGTGTTGATCAAATTGTAACTGCTATCAGTGTGTTAAGACCATATAAATTGGAGATATGCTTGCTTTTAGTCTTATTATTGATGATAGGAAACTTAAGGGGAATAAGAGAATCTTCACGTATATTTGGTATTCCGGCTTATGCTTTTATGTTGGCGATAGTTTCACTAATAATCGCGGGATTTTTCAAGCTCAAAACTGGTTATATACCGCCTGAACCAAAAATAAATTATCCAATACACCCTGTTACAATGATTTTGCTTTTGAAAGCATTTGGAAGTGGATGTACTGCCTTAACAGGTGTTGAGGCAGTTGCTAATGCTGTTCCCAACTTTAAAGAGCCTGCTACAAAACATGCAAAAATGGTTCTTATGCTTTTATCTTTGATAATTTTTATATTATTTGGTGGGACATCTTTACTGGCGACTTACTATCGAGTAAATCCTGAAAAAGGTGCAATGCTTGTTTTAATGGCTCAAGAAGTTTTTGGCAAAACTTTTATGTATTATTTCGTTGCTGCAACAACATTTATAATTCTTATATTTGCTGCAAATACAGCTTTTGCAGGTTTTCCAATGCTTGTAGCTGTCATGGCAAAGGAAGAATTTGTTCCAAGACAACTAAGTATGAAAGGAGACAGATTGAGCTATTCAAATGGAATAATAATTCTTTCATTAATATCTGCTTTATTAATTGTCATTTTTAAAGGCAATGTTTCGGCCTTAATTGGTCTTTATGCTATTGGTGTATTTATATCATTTACATTGTCTCAAAGTGGCATGTTTGTAAGATGGCTCAAACATAAAGGTAATAGCTGGCACATAAAAGCTTTTATAAACGGGTTTGGAGCTCTTACTACCTTTGTTGTTGTCATTATAATTGCAATAACCAAATTCAAAGAAGGCGCTTGGATTGTTGTTCTTTTAATACCTGTACTTGTTCTTGCAATGGTAAAAGTAAAACTTCATTATATTGCTGTTGCTGACCAGCTCAGAATAACACCTGCTGATAAAGAATTGTTAGATATTGAACACAATATCTATAGAAATAGAGTAATTGTTCCAATAGAAAGTTTAAACAAAGCAAGTGTAAGAGCATTAAGGTTTGCAAGGACTATATCTGATAATGTAATTGCATTCAATGTTTCTATAAGCGAGGAGCAAGCAAAGAAATTGCAAGAAAGATATAAAATGTTAAATTGTTCTATTCCTTTAGTTATCAGATACTCACCTTACAGAAAAATCATCGAACCACTTTTAGAATATATAAAGTCAGAAGAGTATAACTATCAAAAGGGAGATATAATAACTGTAATTATACCAAAATTTACTGCACCAAAGTGGTGGCAAAAGCTATTGCACAATCATACATGGTTGTTTATTGAAAAAGAGCTGTTAAAAGAAAAGCACATTGTTGTGTCTGTTATGCCCCTTCAACTAAAAGATGATGAAATTGTTTTGAAGAATAAAAAGCAATCTTTGTGGAATGTGTTAGAGAAAGATTAG
- a CDS encoding MFS transporter — protein sequence MEYKWIALLCTTIGALFSVLNGSMLLIALPDIMKALHADMTIIMWVVMSYMLSITILVPTIGRIADMIGRKKLYVTGFAIFTLSSLLSGMSNSGIQLLLFRIIQSIGGALMMANSTVIVTDAFPKNELGKALGINSMVISIANVIGPILGGFLLKFGWRSIFYINVPFGIIGTLWAALQLREVEALPEHQKFDYAGTLVFTVAMIILLIALSFGGFAGWGNPHIITLFVVAIALFVLFVYIENTVDQPMLDLNLFKTRILAFAYTSNLLNGIARGAVTFLLIFYLQGIKAMDPLTAGILLTPFALAMMVVSPISGWLSDRYGSRELSSIGLFISAVGLVGFMGINTTTSITKLILWMAIMGFGSGLFISPNTNAIMSNVPVDKRGIAAGVRTMMNNAGTVISIALAMGIISSSIDPQAMQALFVGTQVGAKGIAVAQFIKGLRSTFGVSFAISLVAAFISYLRGPQPKWESEYSANKRM from the coding sequence ATGGAATACAAATGGATTGCGCTTTTATGCACTACAATAGGTGCTCTTTTTTCTGTTCTTAATGGGAGTATGCTTTTAATTGCTTTGCCAGATATTATGAAAGCTTTACATGCTGATATGACTATAATCATGTGGGTTGTCATGAGTTACATGCTTTCTATTACAATACTTGTACCGACAATAGGGAGAATTGCAGATATGATTGGAAGAAAGAAATTATATGTTACAGGTTTTGCGATATTTACTCTCAGTTCTTTACTATCTGGAATGTCAAATTCGGGTATTCAATTGCTTTTGTTTAGAATTATCCAATCTATTGGTGGCGCCTTAATGATGGCTAATAGCACAGTGATTGTAACAGACGCTTTTCCTAAAAACGAATTAGGGAAAGCTTTAGGTATAAACAGCATGGTTATAAGCATTGCAAATGTCATAGGACCTATTTTAGGAGGATTTTTGCTTAAATTTGGCTGGAGAAGCATCTTCTACATCAATGTGCCATTTGGGATTATTGGCACGCTGTGGGCAGCACTACAACTTAGGGAAGTAGAGGCTCTTCCTGAGCATCAAAAATTTGATTATGCTGGTACTTTAGTATTTACCGTTGCTATGATAATACTTTTAATTGCCCTGTCTTTTGGAGGATTTGCAGGATGGGGAAATCCACACATTATTACTCTCTTTGTTGTCGCAATAGCCTTGTTTGTTTTATTCGTTTATATTGAAAATACCGTAGACCAGCCAATGCTTGATTTGAATCTTTTTAAAACGAGAATATTAGCTTTTGCCTATACGAGTAATCTTCTAAACGGAATAGCAAGAGGAGCCGTTACTTTTCTTTTGATTTTTTATTTGCAGGGTATTAAGGCAATGGATCCGTTGACTGCAGGTATTTTATTGACGCCATTTGCTCTTGCAATGATGGTGGTTTCTCCAATTAGCGGTTGGTTATCTGATAGGTATGGGTCACGAGAGTTAAGCAGTATAGGGCTATTTATATCTGCAGTAGGACTTGTAGGTTTTATGGGAATAAATACTACAACGTCAATTACAAAGTTAATACTGTGGATGGCTATAATGGGTTTTGGCTCCGGACTATTTATATCTCCTAATACCAATGCTATAATGAGTAATGTTCCGGTTGACAAAAGAGGAATAGCGGCAGGAGTAAGGACAATGATGAACAATGCCGGAACAGTAATAAGTATAGCTTTGGCTATGGGAATAATTTCTTCAAGCATAGATCCACAAGCAATGCAAGCACTTTTTGTAGGAACCCAAGTTGGGGCAAAAGGGATAGCAGTTGCTCAATTTATTAAGGGCTTAAGGTCTACTTTTGGGGTATCTTTTGCAATAAGCTTGGTTGCAGCTTTTATATCCTATCTAAGAGGACCACAGCCCAAATGGGAATCAGAATATAGTGCTAATAAAAGAATGTAA
- a CDS encoding response regulator translates to MEERENKKNILVVDDSVLIRLMAKNILEAEGYDVETAATAEEAIFKVKNREKLFDLVIVDINLPNQNGFEFIQKLKSQAEYKNIPVMILSGDATPVSIKEAVEVGAVEYLIKPFKAAELVKRVVKLIGYIKEEDHYPELKELLKKEINRAKRSNVNLSLVLAQCEGKIRVEISKIAKQVKNRLRDIDTVFEIDKNTLALVLPVTGANGAVVVIKKVKGKLPGKWYFGISTYPDNGKDEEELINFAKESLMKEISNLKQETAERKEI, encoded by the coding sequence ATGGAGGAAAGGGAAAATAAAAAGAATATTCTAGTAGTAGATGATTCTGTATTAATACGGCTTATGGCTAAAAATATATTAGAGGCAGAAGGATATGACGTTGAAACTGCAGCTACTGCTGAAGAAGCAATATTTAAAGTAAAAAATAGAGAGAAATTATTTGATTTAGTAATTGTAGACATTAATCTGCCGAATCAGAATGGTTTTGAATTTATACAGAAACTAAAATCGCAGGCGGAATACAAAAACATTCCGGTGATGATATTAAGTGGAGATGCTACACCAGTTTCAATTAAAGAGGCAGTAGAAGTTGGTGCAGTAGAATATCTCATTAAGCCCTTTAAAGCAGCTGAGCTTGTAAAACGTGTAGTAAAACTAATAGGATACATTAAAGAAGAAGATCACTATCCGGAACTTAAAGAGCTGCTAAAAAAAGAAATAAACCGGGCCAAGAGAAGCAATGTAAATCTTTCTTTAGTTCTGGCACAATGCGAAGGAAAAATCAGAGTAGAAATTTCAAAAATAGCAAAACAGGTAAAGAACAGACTTCGAGACATAGATACAGTATTTGAGATTGATAAAAATACTTTGGCTTTAGTTCTTCCTGTTACAGGAGCTAATGGCGCAGTGGTTGTAATAAAAAAAGTTAAAGGTAAACTGCCGGGTAAATGGTATTTTGGTATAAGTACATATCCCGATAACGGCAAAGATGAAGAGGAGCTAATTAATTTTGCAAAAGAAAGCTTAATGAAAGAAATATCGAATTTAAAACAAGAGACGGCAGAAAGAAAAGAAATATAG
- a CDS encoding IS30 family transposase: MFKSITADNGSEFAELDEMLKEYGSKAYFTHPYSAFERGTNERHNGLVRRFIPRGCIIADLLEGP; the protein is encoded by the coding sequence ATATTCAAGAGCATAACGGCAGATAATGGCTCAGAATTTGCAGAGCTAGATGAGATGCTAAAAGAATATGGCAGTAAAGCATACTTTACTCATCCATATTCTGCATTTGAGAGAGGCACAAATGAACGTCACAATGGATTAGTGAGGAGATTTATACCTAGAGGTTGCATAATAGCTGACTTACTGGAAGGACCGTAG